The region CCAATTTTTTCCTCCAAGGACCCATCAAGGCTTCAAGGGCTCATACCCCAGCCCAGAGGACCCAGGGCAGATGGCTCCTTCAgctggggaggaggctgggacaTGAGGAATTCTCCCCTCCTCTTTGGGGGCAGGGGAGCgagcccagggccctgcagctTCCTCTCCCTGCAGCACTCTCTGACCATAACCCTGTCACCGCCCCCAGCGCGTTCCCACCCCAGCACAGCCCCCTCCTACTGATTTCCCAGTCTCCCTCTCTCATCACCTCCAACCTTCCCCCGCAAgcttctgctcctctccctcggGCCCCCCATCTTTCCCGGCTCTCCACCAGCACATGCCCATCTCTGCCTCTAGCACCTTGGCTCCTTCCCCTCTGCTCCCTCCCAATAACCTCCTCTCCCCTTGGCTCCCATCCCCCAGTAAAGCCTGGTCCTCCGTGGTGCCCTCCAGTATGGAGCCCTTGGCCTGGCCCTGCTCCCTGCCTTTCCgcttctctcctttcccctctccaGCCCCCTCTCCTTTTCCGAGGAAGGCCAGTTCCTCGCTGGTTTCTCCCCTGCAGACCCTTCAGAGCACATCAGCTCCTCATCCCCTCTGGACAAGCACTGCTTCCAGCCCTCGGGGCTAGCATAGGCTGGGGACCCCCTTCAGAGCCTCCCTCACAAGCCTTCCGGATGCCCCTCCTTCTCGCCCCATTCCTTCCCCTCAACgaccatccctcccacccccctccatTCACCCCAGCTCAGGGCCAGTGCCCCTTCCACAGGGAGCCTCCGACCCCCAACCCCCCAAGCCGTTTAGCCGCCTCGCTGTCACCCAGCCAGCCCTCTCAGCGCGGCAGCGCCCCGCCCCCCAATCCGCCCTTCTtgcctcccccgcccctccaATCGTTCCCCTCCCCCGATCGGCTCTCGCCCCCCCACCGTCCGTCTCCGCCGCAGCACCCCCCCCGTACCTGGTTCTGGGGGCGCCAGGAGCAGGAGGGTGGGTATCAGAACCGCAGGGCCGCCCCGTCTCCGGCGGGTGGCAGAACCAGGGCCAGTGGTGTCTGTCGCCTCGCGCCTCTCTTCGCTCCCCGCCGCGTCCCCGCCCGCCTGCCGGTCCGCCCGCCCCGCCGCGGTGCCGCTCGGAGAAGGATGCTCCGCGAGTCAGGGCGGCTGCTCCCGCCGCCGCATCCCTGCAACACCGACTGACGGCAGCATCAGCACCAGTTTCCGCCCCCCAGACGCGAGCATTGGATCACGCTGCGCTAACGGACGAGCTGCGCAGCCAATGCGAAGGCGCAGAAGCCGCCAGTCCCGCTGCTCCACAGGCCCACCCCCCGCGAGGGACCCCGGCGTCCCAGCCTCCCGGCATCCGAGTTCTTCCCCGCTTCTCGAGGTCCTTAACCCTGGCGCCTGGGCCCCCAaccaggcagacccccaacccaACCCCGGTGACTTTTCCGGAAACCCAGGCGCCGTAGCTTCTCGCCCTGGGATCCCGCATCCCCCGGCCCGCGGGCCCAGGTGGCAGCGCCCAGGGCTGGGGCGAGCCGAAGGGGAGGCTGTGGGCCCAGACTTGGGGCCCCGAAGGAGCAGGACCTGTGCGGGGCCCGGGCCGCAGCGCCCTCTGCTGGCAACGCCCTGGAGCGGGCCCGGGCTGCCCGGAGCCTAGGGACGTGGGCTGCTGGAGGCCCTTTCCAGCCCTTGCCTGGCTTCCGCCTCCCACTGCCCAAGGGCCCCCTGGCCGCCCCTAGAACTGAGGAGGGGTCTTTCCTGGGAAAAGGACAGAGCCgcggtgggggagggaaaggcagagatgggggcgGGGTAGACCTAGGAGCTTGGGGTTTCCCAGCCCTGCCTCATGGGAATCCCAGAGTTTGAAGCCTGATTTCCAGTCCTGCCTGGAACTCTGGACTGGGATAGGAGTAGGTTGAGGGGCAGGGGCGTGGATGTACACTGCCCGGACCACAGAAGGGAAGCTGGCAGCAGCTCCCTTCAACCAGAATTTTCGGAGTGAATGTGGTGCTGGGGTGAAGGCCTTCCCTGTGAGGGCGTCTGCATCACTATGCATCGGTATGAGTTTGGAAAGAAAGGGACCACCTTCACTCACTCATCCAACCCAAGGTGGACCTGGCACCTAGCGTGTGTATCACGAAGTTGGACACTGGGCTTCTGAATGAGggaggcagtgtgtgtgtgtgtgtgtgtgtgtgtgtgtgtgaaggaccATTCTGCCAGCTCACTCCAGGACCCTGATTTCTGTTGCAGGGTCCGTGATCTGCACAGCCAGTGGTAGTTGGCGCTTCCTTAGCCAGAGGCAACATGCAAGAACACTAGCATTCGACCACTAATACATGCATGCGCACTCGTGGGTGTACTCACAGCCATGTGCACACAGGCGTTCCCAAGGGGACACACAGGGACACCTGCAGAAATGCCCCCCCATGGAACAACACCCACAAGAAGCATATACTTACTCAAGAACATACACAAACTTGTGCACACAGGTGCCTGAGGCAGATGCATGCCTCAGGGGGAACAGGTGTACACAGAGGACGAGGTCATCCTGCCCCCCGAGGCACTTTGCACAGAGTGGTCAATTACTGAGTAGATGGGTGGGGACACCCGCCCCACCAGAGAGCTCCCTCCCGGCCTGTGAGGGGATGAGAGGGGGACCCAGGCTGTAGGACCCTAGAGGTTGGGAAGAGAGATCCCTGAGCCAGGTTCTAGACTTGGGGGGCCTACTCTGACGGAGAGACCCTCAGGATGGCCCCACCAAGGCCACTAGAGGAGCCAGAGAATGGGAACTGCTGAGTCAGGGCCTGTGAATGTGAAATTGCCtctctgaccccagagcccactgCCCTACGCATCCCCCACTGCTCCTCTCCCTGcaggctacacacacacacacacacacaacacacacacacacgcacacacacacacgcacacacacacagagacgtGTCCAGCCAGGCAACAGGGCATAGATGGGCACACAGACAGGCACAGTGACTCACAGAGACTTTCTCTCAGACCCTTATAGATGGGTGTGGGAAGGGGGTGGgcggagggcaggggcagggagagaTTCAAGAGTGAGCACTTGTCTctggtccccacccccagctccctggGCCACCTTTGCCCATCAAGGGCAGGAAAGGTCACCTGGCAGCTGCTgcacctccctgcccctcccccagctacAGTGatgcctccccccacccaggtCCAGGCTTCGGAGTACCGGATGTAGGTGGGACCCACCACTTCAAGACACCCCCCCAACAGGCACCCACCCAACGTGGCCCTTCTCCCATGCGCGGTCCAGTGAGGACACACGGTGGAGGAGAAATGCAGCAAATACAGTATGCGTgcctgtgcacacacatgcacacacgcacacaatgtGAAGCTCATCTGCCAAATTCACACAGGCAACCATGAAAAGGCAGTCACACGTCACAATCCCCAGGGGGAGCAGACCTGGGCACACAtttgcaaacacacacactgggaagaggccaggctggggctggggggtggcagggaggggagcCGACCAGGCTGCAGGGATGGAGGCAGCGCAGGGAGCGAGCTGCTCTTCACAGCACAATCGCCGTCTGTTGTTATAGCAACTCAGCCCCCAAATCGTGAAACGGATATTACAGCCtccagaggaggaagggagggagggggctgaggaTGGAAGGAGGGGCAGTGCGGGGGACCCAACGGGGGACAGGGCTGGGGGGGCCCAACAGGTGGCAGAGCTGCAGCTGAGAAGTaacagggtgggaggaggaggtacCCCAGATGAGGAGTAGGCCAGGGGGAGTGGGGTCTCAAAGGGAAAGATGGGCATGGGGTCAAGGAACTTTGAGGGAGGGGGCCGAGGCCATTGCCAAGTCCTCAGATATTGTGCTTTGCAGGTAGGAGTTGGGGTGCTCAGGCCTCTACTCCCAGAACAACCTGCAGTTGCTGTAGGACATGCTTCAGCTTGGGACAGGGGGCGCTGGGGAGGTAGCTCCCATTCTCGGACTGCTGTCTAGAGCCTCCTGACCCCAGGGGCAGCCTGGCTCAGCTTCAGAACCTTTCGAAGACCCCCAGTCCACCCTCCTCACCAAGACCAGCCTCTGAAGTGGCCTTAGCCTTTCTCAGGTAGTGGTGACCCCCAAAACCTCCATGCTGCAAACTCGGGAGGGAAGAGCTGGGTCGGGAGAGGCTGCCAGAGGCTCACAGCAGGATCAATATGCATTTCCTCTGGAAGTCCCTGTCCTTCCGGCTGGCAGCAGCGCCAGGCCAGGAGGCTGCAGGCCCAAGGAGTGTGGCCCCCCCTCGCTCCTTCCCCCACATCCAGCACTCTgggctgccccctccctcccatgaTTCTCTGTAGTGAGCTCCCCGTTGCTGGAAGTATACAAGCAGAGGCTGAAAGACCACCTGTCAAGCAAGGGAAATTCAGCTGCGGGCTGAAGGCTATGGCTATACATGACCACCAGGCTCTGCAGTTCTACTTTCAAGTTTTAGGCCCCCAAGATTCTGGACTCCGAGAGATTCTAGACCTCCCCCCCAAACTCTCTGTTCCACGGTTTCCTGGTTCTAAGGCTCTATCCCCTACAATTCTACTCCCCCCCAAGATTCCAGACACATGAGATTCCAGATCTCCCAAGATTCTCTGACTACAAAGTTTTAGGCTCCACAATTCTAGTCCCTGTGATTACggacccctgccctctgccccccgcGAGGATTCTAGGCGTTGATAGTCCAGGTTAATTACTTGGGCCTTTATTCCATCTGGAAAATACAAATATTCACAAGAATCTGTACAACCTTAGGGACaccagccctggccctgccctcagCCGCATGCCACCCTcacaccccgccccccagccccagcctgctGCCGCAGCACCCCAGGCTCCCTGCTCTGGTCCAAGTCTTTTCTCCAAAGCAGGCATGAGTGCTTGATCCAGTCACAGCTGGGAAGAAAAAGACAGAGGTTGTGAGGaagaccctcccccctccccaaaaaGCAGGATTCCACCTGGCCTGGGCCATTTGGACAGAGCACCCGTCCCACTCATCCCCGCACTGCCCCAGCCCTGAGTGGGGAGGCTCTGCACAGGCTGCAGGGGGGCTCACCATCGATTACAAGTGGATGTCAAACACGCCGTCCTCCACCATCTGAACGTCCTCCTCTCGGATCTCTGCAGGGAGGTGGGTGTCACAGGACCAACTCCTGGGTCCCTGTGCCCTCAGCAGCCCTTCTCCCCATCCCCGGAGGCACCCTGCCCCATCCCAGAAGCAGAACCATCCACCAAAAATCAATTCACTGAATGACCAAAAGGCCCAATTTTTGAGGCTCTTTTTCTAAGTTTTCATTTTGCCACAGCTTTTTTGCAGCCACAGATGTATCGGTGCGGTTTGCTTAAATgtcagttttgtgtgtgttttacattttagACCCCGGCACTTCTGGAAGGCTCAATGCAAATGGTTTCATCTTTTCTGTATTTGAGACCTTATGCCCTGTGCCTGCCTCTATTTTTGAGGACTTATGCCAGTCTGAACAGTTGTGGTCAACTGCCTTAGACCCCAGTTTAACATGGTTGTTCAGGGTGTTCTCAGCAAAATAATCATTTGAGGAACTGTCATTCAGAAAACTGACCTAGAACCACCAATGGCCCCAAGAGAGCTGCTGGGAGATTTGGGGGACAAGGGACTTTTCTCAGAATAGcctccaaagcagccaaaaaggaaaacacaggcaaaTGGCTCACCAAACGCCCTCTCCAATCCATTGTCAATCCCCCTAACAAAATAAGAGTGCAAATTGAATCTTGAAGTCTCTTTCacttttactcttttttatttattagtcTCTCTCCTCCTCAGCCTCAGAGGGTTGAGGGCTCCCTGGTCACCTTCTGACACCCTTACCTGTCCAGCCCTTCTCCATCACCCTACCAAAATAAGACAATTACAAACTCTGCAATAGTTTCCATCCTGGAGAAGGTAATACTATGCCACCATGGCcttgcctctctccctccacaGGCCAGTACAGCAAGAGACCCCCTTCTTACCTGGAGGCCGGGAGCCTCGCCTGCCAGGGCGGGGCAGGGAGAAGCTGAAGGCGCGATGGTGGGTATGtgtgggtgagggtgagggtgcagACCCCTCCAGACTCACACTCTGGGCCCGGCGCCGGCACTCAACTGACAGGCGATCCTTGCACTGCTTGTGGCAGTTAACACCACAGGCTGGGGAGGCAGATGGGGAACCCAGCCAGATCAACTGATCAGAATACCCTTCACCCCATTCCGCAGGCCTGCACCTCTCCCCAGGTCCCTTTGCTCCTGAGCAGCTGCCCCACCAAAACAAGAGCCTCCTTTCAAAGTGCTCTCTTCATCCTACTCGGCAGTCTGTGCCCTCTCCAAAGCTCCCTGTTCCTGGACAGCTGCCTCACCAAAATAAAGGccatggtttttgtttgtttgcttgttgttgtttgtttttggggttttttgtttgcttgtcttggtttttggtttctgggggtggggggttttGGCAGCACTGcgaggcaggtgggatcttacttcccagaccaggggtcgaacccacaccccctgcagtggaagcacggagtcttaaccactggatagccagggaagtcccaacaaaagCCCTGTTAAAGGCTACCCGCTTCACATCAATCAGCATGCCTCTTTGGCTCTAAGGTACTTCACTCCTTGGCAATTACCCCACCAAAATAAGAATATTCACCCAGATAGCAACTCTTCCCAAAAAACTCAGCCCAGCAGCCCTGCAATTCCATCTCACCTCGGCATTTGAGGCCCTGCTTGTAGATGCCCAGGATCTGAAATAGAGGAGGGGGCCGTAGTAGGGGGGAGGGGTTTAGAGGGGACGactctacttcttcctttctatggGCAGGGAGTGGGACTGACCCTTTCTGGAGCCTTAGGGCCCCCTCAGGGTTTTGTTCAGAACGGCAAGAGGAGAGGTGGAATTAAGGTTTGCCTAGGCTGAGAAGGCTCCGGCAGGGGCGGGGCCAGAAGGAAGG is a window of Eschrichtius robustus isolate mEscRob2 chromosome 11, mEscRob2.pri, whole genome shotgun sequence DNA encoding:
- the LOC137772301 gene encoding uncharacterized protein, which codes for MSVSRTGEQGAWGRSLRQAEPIVWIQPRLRSQQRPRLLERTAQPSSDGRPLPVGTKKEPPPSPCWFSEAPNAFTQDSAQGQCPFHREPPTPNPPSRLAASLSPSQPSQRGSAPPPNPPFLPPPPLQSFPSPDRLSPPHRPSPPQHPPRTWFWGRQEQEEPGPVVSVASRLSSLPAASPPACRSARPAAVPLGEGCSASQGGCSRRRIPATPTDGSISTSFRPPDASIGSRCANGRAAQPMRRRRSRQSRCSTGPPPARDPGVPASRHPSSSPLLEVLNPGAWAPNQADPQPNPGDFSGNPGAVASRPGIPHPPARGPRWQRPGLGRAEGEAVGPDLGPRRSRTCAGPGPQRPLLATPWSGPGLPGA